The nucleotide sequence CACCGAACGAATCGTGGGTGACCAACGTGACGCTGCCGCCCGACGCGGCCGGGGAACTGCCGGACGCGGCCGGGGTGCTGGTCGCCACGCCGACCCCCGCCGTTGCGGTCGACCCGCAGGCCGCGACGAGCGTGAGCAGCGCGGTCATCACGAGCGGGTACCGCCACGCTCGTGTGGTGTGGTTCCTCATCGGTGCCTCTCCCTTTTCAGGTGCAGGCACGGGCGGCAGCGAGAGCGACGTTCCTGCGCCGGCATGATCCGGATCAGGTTCGACGGTCAGGGACTTCGTGTCCCTCTCTCAGCCCGGCGCACCGGACTCCCGTGTCGATTCCGGAGTCTACGAGATGACGGCCGCGGGCGCCGCCACGTGACGGCGGGAACGACTCACCAGGGCGATGACGGCCAGCGTGATCATCCCGAGCACCGCGTACAGAGCCCCCGCCCACGACTGCCACCCGGGCCGGGAATCCACCGGCACCTTGCCCTGCACGACGACCAGCACCGGGATCAGGTAGCTGTAGGTCGCCGCGCACCAGAGGATCACCAGCGCCCGCACCGCCCGCTGGGCCCGCACCGGCCCGAACACCCCCCAGACCAGCAACGGGACCACCCAGATCCAGTGGTGCGACCACGAGATCGGCGACACCAGCAGGCCGACGAACTGGACCGCCAGCAGCGAGGCGGTCCGGTCGCCCGCTCGCAGCGCACACCCGGCCGCCCAGACGCCCAGGGCCACCGTGACCGCGCAGGCCACCAGCCACGCGGAACTCACGTCGTGGCCGGCGAACCGGGACAGCGCACCGCGCCACGACTGGTTGATCGCCGAGAAGACGGCCCCGGTGCGGCTCGGATCCAGGATGAGTCCGGTGAAGTAGCGCCACGTCTCGTGCGGGATCACCGCCAGCATCAGCGCGATCGTGGCCAGGAAGAACCCCACGGACCAGGCCAGCGCCGCGAACCGTCGTTGCAGGATCAGATACAGACCCGTCACGGCCGGGATCAGTTTGATGCCGGCGGCCAGACCGATGCCGGCGCCCGTCGTCCAGTCCCTGGCCGACACCGCGGCGCCGAGCACCAGCACCGCCAGGAACAGGTTGATCTGGCCGTAGCCGACCGTGGTGCTGACCGGTTCCAGCCAGAACGCCAGAGCCGTGCCGACGACCAGGATCCCCCGCAGCGGCTCGACGGGCGCAGACGCACCGCGGCCGGCCCGACCCAGCAGCCGCAGGGTCAGATAGATGACGACCGGGATCGACACGAGCATGCCCACCTGCCACAGCACCCGCGTCAGCACCCACGGGAGCCAGGACAGCGGCTCGAAGACCAGGGCCGAGAACGGCGGGTAGGTGAACGGCAGCTGCGAGGCGCCGGACAGGAAGTCGTAGAGCGTTCCGTCGGTCAGGTGCCGTGCACCCTCGACGTAGACCTTCAGGTCGATCATGTTGAACGGGTCGGTCCCCAGCAGGGTGACCACGGCCCGCGAGAGCAGACTGACGGCCAGCAGCGCCCAGGGAGCCCATCGGGAGGCCACCAGAGCGGTGAACGGAGCGCGCAACACGGAGAACCTCGACCCTCGCCGGCATGGACGTCGCTGATCGTACGGGCGCGATACCGACCCACCGCGGCCACGATCAAACGGGGGCGCCGGTTCTCCACGTTACGATGGTCGGGCTTTCGACAGCGCCCGCGACACCCGCCGTCCGGCGGTCGACCCATCCCGAATCTGAGTGCAACGACGCTCGAGTCTCCCGACGAGGACACCTGTGGACATCGCTGCAACCGACCTGCGGGCACCTGGCGAGCCCCCGAGGGCCGCCCGCGGATGACTCGTCGGATCCCCCGATGGTTGGTGGCCGCGCTACCGGTACCCCTGTGGCTTCTGCTGCTCTACATCCTGTTCGCCCCGCTGCTCCGCGATCTGGGTGGGCCGCTGCCCGGTGGCGCCGACTCGATCCTGTACTCCTGGTACTTCAAGGACATCCAGGTCTCGCTCTGGAACGGCCGGAACCCGTTCTTCACCACCGCGATGAACGCGCCCACCGGACTGAACCTCATGTGGAACACGGCGATCGTCCTGCCCGCGTTCCTGATGACGCCGGTCACCGCCGCGCTCGGGGCCGGCACCTCGGTGGCGCTGCTGATGATCGCGGCCCCGCTCGCCGCCGCCGCGGTCTGCTACCGGGTGCTCTACCGGATGACCGGGAACCTGACGGCCGGGGCGGTCGGTGGCACCCTCTACGGCTTCGGCCCGTTCTACGCCGCGCAGCAGGGCCATGTGCATCTGACGCTCGGCGCGGTGTTCCTGCCGCTGATCCTGTCCCTGGGCTACCGGATGGTCGCCTCCGACGATCCGAGCTGGCGTCAGCTCGGCTGGCGTCTGGGCGTCGTCGTCGGCGTCACCATGCTGATCTCGGAGGAGATCGTCGCCATCGCTGCGATCGTGGCCCTGCTGTCGCTGGTCGTGCTCGCGCTGCGGTACCGGGATCGGGATCGGGATCGGACCAGGGTGCACAGAGCCAGGATCGCGAAGACGGCCGGGTGGGCCGCCGGTGTCGCCTTCGTCATCTGCGGCCCCTTCCTGCTGTACCAGTTCCTCGGACCGCTGGTGATCCGGCAGGGGTTCCACTCGAGCCTTGCGCTCGATCTGCTGTCCACCCTCCGGCCGGGCCAGAGCCTCTACTTCGCCACCGCCGCCGACGCCGCCGCGACCCGCCGGTTCCCGGCCGACGGTGTGGAGAACACCGGCTATCTCGGCCCCGTGCTGATCCTGGCGACCGTCCTGGCGTGCGTGGTGCTGCACCGGGCCGGGCAGCGGGCCCTCGTGTTCTGGTTGGTCTCGACCGGGGCGATCGCCTTCGGGCTGAGCCTGGGCACCTCGGTCAGGGTGAACGGGACCCAGACCTACCTTCCGACGCCGTGGTTCTTCCTCAGCCGGGTCCCCGTGCTGGAGACCGTGGTCCCGGCGCGTTTCAGCGTCGTCACGCTGCTGGTGGTCGCCACCGTCCTCGCCTTCGGCATCGCCGCGCTGCCGCGGTCGGCCGGCGACCGGACCCGGCAGCGGGTGCGGTGGGTGGCCGCGGTGCTCGTGGTCGTCGGCCTGGCGGCCTGCTGGCCGGCCGCCGGCAGCCGGGATCGCCTCCGGGTGGCCACCCCGCAGTTCTTCACCACCAGCGCGGTCGACGCGATCGGGCGGAACTCTGTCGTGCTGGCCCTTCCCCAGAGCCAGTCGCCCAACGGCGCCGCCGCCGTCATGAAGTGGCAGATCGACGCCGACCTGCGATTCTCCATCATCGGCGGCTACAGCTACTTCAGCCGGGACGGGCAGCCGCACTACGAGGGCGACATGCCCTCCTACGGAGCTCTTCTGCAGCAGATCGGGGTCACCGGCGTGGCGCCGACGGCTGCTCAGACCAGCACGGCCCGGCAGAGTCTCGCCGCCGGCGTCGGCGACTACGTGGTGGTCACCGACCAGGTCGCGCACCCGTCCGCCGTCGTCGACGCCCTTCCGGGCATCGCCGGATGTGCCCCGCAGCGGGTCAGCGACGTGTACCTGTGCAAGATCGTCAGATGACGTCGGCGCTCTCCCCGTCGGTGGCGACCTTGACGGCCGACCCCCATCCCTCGTTGGCCCGCATCCGCGACGCCGGTCCGATCGGTCGGGTGGAATCGATCGGCGGGTGGATGGTCGTCGGGCACGCCCTGGCCGTCCAGGTGATGCGCGACGCGGTGACGTTCACGGTGGACGATCCCCGGTTCACCACCGGCCGCGTCGTCGGCCCGAGCATGCTGTCCACCGACGGACCCGAGCACGCACGTCATCGGCAGCCGTTCCTGGCCCCGTTCACGCCCCGCTCGTCGCGGGCCTACTTCGAGGATTTCGTGGCACGGGAGTCGACCCGTCTGCTCTCCCTCACGGCGCCAACGGGTTCCGCCGAGTTCCGCACCGCGCTGGCGGCTCCGCTGGCGACGGCGTGCATGCAGTCGGCGCTCGGGTTGGAACGCATCCCGGTGGCCGAGCTGCTGGGCTGGTACGGCGACATCGTCCAGGCGGTGGCCGACATCACCGCGGGCGCCGCGCTTCCCGCATCGGGTCCGGCGGCCTACGCCTCGCTCGGTGCGGCCGTGCAGTCGACCATTGCCGAAGGGAAGGGCTTTCTTCGCGAGATTGCCTGCGCTGCCGGTGATCTGAGCATGGCCGAGTTGCTCTCGAACACCGCCGTGCTGCTCTTCGGCGGCATCGAGACCACCGAGGGCATGGTGTCGAACCTGCTGCTGCACCTGCTGTCCGACGCCGACGTGATGCAATCGGTCCGCGCCGACCCGGCCCAGCTGGACGCCGTGATCGAGGAATCCCTGCGCCTCGAACCGGCCGCCGCGGTGATCGATCGCTACGCCACGGCCGACGTATCGCTCGGTGGCGTGCACATGCGGCGCGGTGACCTGGTGGTCGTCTCGCTGGCCGGCGCCAACCGCGACCCGGCCGTGTTCGCCGACCCCGACCGGTTCGACCCGCACCGGCCGAACCTGGGTCGGCAGCTGTCGTTCGCGCAGGGCCCCCACGTGTGTCTCGGGCTCCACCTGGCCAGGTTGCAGGCCCGGCGTGCGGCCCTGGACGTCCTGGCCCTGCCGGGCGTGGCACTGGATGTGGACCGGACGACCCCGCCCTCCGGTCTGGTGTTCCGCAAGCCCTCCGCAGTCTGGGCCACCTGGTCGGTGTGATCCGGACGCCATGGCGGTGCAGCGGATCAGCGGGTGCGCTCGGTCGGCGTTCCCGACGGTCAACACCTCGGGCACGACGTCCGAGTGTCCGTAGCGGGTCGCACGCTTCGAGCACGCGCCATACTCGTCGGGTGAGCAACCCACACTGGACCGCGGACGACATACCCGACCAGACGGGCCGGACCGTCATCGTGACGGGGGCCAACAGCGGCCTTGGCCTGGCCGCGACCGGGGACCTGGCGCGGCGCGGCGCGCAGGTCATCCTCGGCGTGCGGAACGAGGCCAGAGGCCGGGCGGCAGTGGCGCAGATCCTCGCGGCCCAGCCCGGGGCGGCCCTCCAGGTGCGCGTCGTCGACCTGACCGACCTCGATTCGGTACGCACCTTCGCGGCCGGGCTGCACGCCGACGGCGTCGTCGTCGACATCCTGATCAACAACGCGGGCGTCATGATGCCGCCGCGCTCGCTGAGTGCTCAGGGCAACGAGACCCAGTTCGCCGGCAACCATCTCGGGCACTTCGCGCTGACCGGGCTGATCCTGGACCTGATCGGCGGGACCGATCCCAGGGTGGTGACGGTCAGCTCCACGCTGCACAGACGGGGATCCATCCACTTCGACGACCTGACGGGCGCGCAGTCGTATTCGCCCGCCGCCTTCTACTCCCAGTCGAAATTCGCCAACGTGCTCTTCGGCCTGGAACTGGATCGCCGCCTCCGTGCGGCGGGGTCGCCCATCCGCAGCCTGCTGGCCCATCCCGGCTACTCGGCCACGAACCTGCAGACGACCGGTCCGACCGGGCTGATGAAGTTCGCGGGCCGGATCGGCAATCTGGTGATGGCCCAGAACGTCGCGATGGGCGCGCTGCCCGAGCTCTACGCGGCAACCGCACCCGACGTCGCGGGTGGGCAGTTCTACGGGCCGGACGGCCGCGGCGAGACCAGGGGGTACCCGACGATCGTCCAGCCCACCCCTGCCGCCACCGACGTCGCCACCGCCCGACGGCTGTGGGACGTCTCGGAGGAACTCACCGGCGTCTCGTTCGACCTGCCGGTTCCCTCCGCCTGACGAAGGCGCATCGTGCCCGGCGATGCCCACCGACAGGGACCGACCGATGATCGTGCTCCACCGACGGAAGGATCCAGCCATGGCTGCAGTCGACTCGCTCACCAGGACGGCCAGCAGGATGCTGGCGGGCTCCGGGATCGATCTGGACCCGGTCTTCCCCGATGAGGTCGACGACGGCTTCCGCTGGGGCGTCGCGCGGCTCCCCCGTCCCGGTCAGGCCGCGAAGATCGAAGTGCTGGTAGGAGTTCCGACCAACGGCCGGTTCACCGCAGAGGATCTGGTGACGGCATTTCGGGAGGGGGCACAGGACCTCCTGGCACTGACGGCGGACGAAGACCTGGAGGTCGGCAGCTTCCGGTTCGAGATCTACTGAGACGCTGCGGCTGTCGACCGGTGCGTCACCACCGGTGCGACCACGGGATCACACCGGCCGGAGTGGCTGTGGCAGTGACAGTGGTTGCGGCAGTGACAGTGGCTGCAGCAGCGGGCGCGCGGCACGGCGCGGCTACTGCGGCAGGTTGTCCCTGGCCCACATCGCCGCGCTGGTGCGGTCGGCCACCCCGAGGCGGCGGAACACGTGGCCGGTGTGGACTTTCACGGTTCGCTCGGTGATCCCCAGCTCCCGACCGATCTGCCGGTTCGAGAGGCCCTTGGTGATCAACGTCAGCACCTGACGTTCCCGCACGCTGAGCGAGTCACCGGGTCTGGTCCGCGCCGCGGGCAACAGGGCCGATGCCACCCGCGGATCCAGGGGGGTGTGACCCTGGGCGGCCGAGCGGATTCCCGAGAGCAGCCCCCTCGGGTCGGAATCCTTGAGCAGGTAACCGATCGCGCCCGCCTCCAGAGCCAGCGCCACCCGATTCTGATCGTGGAACGAGGTGAGCACCACGATCCGGGTCCCCGGGCACGACGCGAGGACCCGGCGGGTGGCCTCCACTCCGTCGATCCCCGGCATGGAGAGGTCCATCAGCACGATGTCCGGCCGGAGTTCGACGGCCCGTTCGACCGCCTCTTCGCCTCCGGCGGCCACCCCGACCACCAACAGGTCAGGAGTGCTCTGGATCAGGCTGGCCATCCCGGTGCGGACCAGCGGATGGTCGTCGACGAGCAGGATCGAGACCGTCATCGGCGCAGCAACCGCAGTTGCCAGGTGGTGCCCGCTCCGGGGGTACTGGACAGCCGGAGATCGGCGCCGCCGTCGGCCGCCACGTCGGCCAGGACCCGCAGTCCGAAGTGCCCCTCCTCGGGGTGCGCCAGCGCCTGGTGCACGTCGAAACCCACTCCGTCGTCGGCGATCTCCAGGATCACTGATTTCCCATGTGCGAACGATGTCACCTGCACGCTCTGCGCCGCAGCGTGTTTGGCCACGTTGTTGAGGCACTCCTGGGTGACGCGGTAGATCAGGCGGTCTTCCACCGGCTCGAGACCGAGGTCGGGCGCCAGATCCAGGGACACGTCCAGCCCTCGCGATCGGAGGCTGGCCGCCAGATCCTCCAGCGCCGCAGGCAGCCCGGCTGACGCCAGGTTGGGTGGGTAGATCTCCACCAGCAGGGACCGTAGCCCGCCGATGCTGGTGCGGACCGTGCCGGCCGCGGACCGTAGGTCAGCGGCCAGCACCGGTCGTCCCTGGGCCGCAGCGAGTTCCGCGGCACCGGCGACCGCGAAGGAGGTGGCGACCAGATCCTGCACCACACCGTCATGCAGCGTGCCGGCGATGCGTCGCCGTTCCTGGGTGGAGGCGTCGACGGCCCGCTGCAGCAGCGACTCGCGTTGACGCTGCGCGCGGTTCAGTCGGTCCAGCAACCTCCACATGATCGGCAGCAGCAGCAGGACCAGCACCAGCAGGCTGCTCAGGGTGATCCCGGCAAAGCCCCGCCACAGTTCTCCACTGCGCGCGGTGACCTCGTCGTAGCGGAAGTAGGTCTCGAACAGCATCGGTCGACCGGACGAGGTCCACACCGGCCGATACACCTCGAGCAGCTTGACACTTGCTTTCTCGTAGATGTTCTCGGGCGCCTGGAGGTCGGAGACGTCCGCGCGCAGCTTCGGGTTGGAGAGCACGTCACGCTCGTCCGCCCCCAGCGGGAACGTCTGGCCGATCAACAGCGGTTCGTCGGAGTAGAGGATCCGGCCTTCCGGGTTCCAGATCTTGACGCGAACGATCGAGGTGCTGAGGACCTGCTCGCGGATCACCTTGCCGATGGCGGCCAGCGCGGCCGCGTCGCCGGTCAGCAGGCCGTCGGTGAGGACGGGCTGGACCACCGCCTCGGCCAGCAGGTCGGCCGTTTTCGCCGCATCGTTGACTGCTTCGGCCTCGGCCAGCCGCCGGGCGGCGACGACCCCGACGAGCGCCACCGCCAGGATCACGATGACTGCACCGACGATCACCTGGATGAAGATGCGGCGACGACGCAGTGGAGGATCGGGCGGCTCGGCACGGGCGGCGGCGATGCCGACCCATGTCGGCCGGGCCTCAATCTCGAACACGCTCATCGATGACCGGCACCGTCGTCCTTCCCACCGCGTCCGCTGTTGCCGCCCTGCCCGCTCCCGGAGGCAACTCCGCCATTGTCGCCCCTGGAAGCGCTCGCGCTACCCGATACCGAGGTCTTTCGGTCCTCCGTGCTCGTCACGGGGTGGCTCGTGGGGTCTTCGCCGGGTTCGATCGAATCCGTCGCCGTCGGGGTGGGGCGCATCGACCTGGTCTCGCGCGTGGCATCGACGGTACTGGTCGCCCGCTGACCGCCGTTGTCGTCTCCCGGCTCGACCGCTGTCCCGTGGTCGTCGCCCAGCTCAGCAGTCGAGGTGCCAGATGGCGTCACGTCGTCGTGCGAGCCCCGGCTTCCGGTCGAGGACGGGCTGCCGGTCGAGGAGGGGCTGCCGGTCGAGGACGGGCTGCCGGTCGAGGACGGGCCCGTGGTCTGCGAGCCGTGCGTCCGTGACGTCGCGGACGATCTCGTCGTCTGCGGGGTCGGAGCAAGGGTGATGGTGGTCTGCGTCGACGTGGCGGGGCCGGAAGTGTTCGTGGGATCCCTTCCGTGGTCGTCGGCGACCAGGATCGCGCTCGGCGGGATCCGGACCGGAACGCTCTGTCCGAACGAGGCGTTGCCGATCAGTCCCAGGGTCGCGGGTACCGCGGCGGCGAGGGTCAGTCCGGTGATCACGAGTGCACGCTTCATCTTGGGTCCCTTGTTCGAGGTGTCTGCTGGTGTACCTCTCCTTTCTTCCGCGCGGCTGGTAGGCCGGACAAGTGGACCTTGGTACTAGTACCGGGCAGCCGGTGGCAAGAGACGGCCCAGGCCTCGTCGACCGATGGTCCGGCCATCGGCCGGGTCCACATCAGAGATGGACGTCAGCTACCGATCACCATCCGGTCCGAGCTGCCACGGCCGAAGGTCTCCGGCGCGTAGACCTGCTCGGCCCGGGTCGGCGGGGCGACGAAGGCGCCGGCGGTGGTGGCCTGCGCCAGGTAGCTGTACTGGTAGACGCCGCCCGGCAGCGAGGTGGCGAAGGCTTCCGCGCGGTCGTCCCGCAGGTTCTGGTGGTCGTACCAGGTCGGATTCCAGGTCGCCGGCAGTGGACCGGAACCCGGCTGGCCCGCCTTCGGGTCGAGATCCGTTGGCGTGGTGGCAAGGTCGGGGTTCAGGATCTCCAGCCCGGCCGGTAGTGGATCGATCAGCGCGACGCGGGTCCGAGCGCTCCGGGACACCATCTCCAGTTGTACCTGGACCCGGGCCCCGGCCTTGATGTGCCACGTTCCGGTGGCGTCGCGGGTGACGTCAGCCGGATGGTCGACGGCCTGATAGGTACGGGAGACGACGAACCCGCGGTCGAGGGGTGTGATTTTCAGGTCCGAGGGAGCGGTCTGGATCCCCAGGCGGTAGTAGAGACGTCCGGTGCCGTCGTTCTGCAACGTCACGTCGTCATTCGCCGTTCCGACGAGTACCGCGGTCGGGATCGTCGCCGTCGCCCGCTCGGTGGTGTGCCCGTGGAACACGTGCTGCCCGGCAAACTTGTCCCCGAGCCACACGCCGGCCACAAAGTTGGCGCTCGTCCCTTCGAAGGCGTCGTAGAAGTGCCGCAGCGCCAGCAGGATGAACGCGTTCTCCTGGACGTTGGCCCAGCGCCCTTCGGTCTGTCCAGCCATCAGGCCGGAGACGATCTTGGGGATCAGGTCGCTCTTCGGCGCCACCGTGATGAGCGCGTCCAGGATCAGGCCGTCGGTGCGGCGGTCGGACTGCAACGTCGTCCAGGACCCGTCGTCGACCTTGTTGGTGAACGTCACCGACCCGGCATCGTCGGCGGCCGCGTTGCCGATCAACTGTTGCAGGGCAGCAACGGTTTTCGGATCAGTCACGACCGGTAGCAGCCACGCCACCGCGTCCAGCGGCAACGCTGCCCCCCGCCCGGCCGCCAATGCCTGCGCGCCGGCGCCATCGCGGTGCCCGGACTGCACCCGGACGTTGAAGGCATAGGCCTGCAGGGTGTCCCGGGTGGCCTGGTCGGTATCGGCGGGGATGTGGGAGTTCATCCCGCTCAGATACTGATCCGCCCGCGCCAGGGTGTCCTTCGAGACGACGATGCCCCGGTGCGCGGCCACCAGCAGCGCCTGGGTCGCCTGGATCGAGTTGAACGGATCCGACCGGTCGCCGTGCCGCCAGTACGGAAATCCGCCGTCATCGTTCTGCAGCGCCGTCAGTTTCGTCACGTCCCCGGCCACCAGGGCTTTCAGTGAATCGGCCGACGGCAGTCCCGGCGCCGAGAACGCTGTGAGCACGTCACCGAGGGAGCCGATCGCGATGATCTGACCGGCGAACGAGTCGGAGCTGTCGTAGTCGTAGTCGGCCAGGTAGCCGACGGCGTCCGTGAGCTGTTGCAGTGCAGTCGATGACGTGCTGATCTGCAGGCCACCGAACTGGCTGACGACGCCGGTCGGCGCAGTCACCCTCTGCAGCAGTGTCTCGCCGCTGCCGATCACGCCGTAGGACGCGAAGGTCTCCGTGGTGGTCGGCGTGTAGACGGGTAGGTCCACCGAGGCGGCATCGGCTGCGCTCCCGCTGACCGCGGCCACCCGGAGCTTGGCCGTGCCGGCCTGGTCCGCCGACACCGGGAAGAGAACCTCGACCCGGCCCTGCGCGGGCACCGTGACCCGCTGCCCGGCCGCGCTCCTGATCTCGAGGTTGGCCGCCTGGAGCACCACGTCGGTGGTCAGCGGCGCATCGGTCTGGTTCTGCAACAGGACCGGAAGCTCGAAGGTGTCGCCGAAGTTCAGAAAGCGCGGCGCCGAGGGTCGAACGGTCAGGGGCAGGGCCGCGGTGATGGTCGACTCGGCCGACCCGAACTGGTCGGTGCCCGCTACCGCGACCACCATCACCCGGTAGCGGGTGAGACTGTCCGGCAACGACAGCGCGATGGTGGCCTTCCCTCGGGCATCTGTGGTTGCCGACGGGACGAAAAGGGCCAGGGCGTCGAAGTTCTGGCGTTGGGCGATCGGCGCTGTGGGCGAGTCCGACAGGGCCTTCGCCTTCCCGACGCCCGAATTGGACGCTGCCGAGTCGGACGACTGGGCCGGAGCCCCCGGAGCCGCCGCCGGGGCGGGGGCGCCCGACGCCGCAGCGGCCGAGCTGGCCCGGGGGGGCTGCAGCCCCGACCGCTGCTGCGGCGATGGCGGGTCCGCCAACATCACCGTCGACCGTCCGTACACCGCTTCCAGATTGTCCGGCAGGTCCGGATAGAACGCCTGCAATGGGTCGGGTAGTTGGTCACCGCCCAGGGCCAGCACGGCCTCGTCGGCCACGACGAGCTCGAACTCGCTGCCCACCATCGGTTTTCCGCTCTGATCGGTCACCGTGACATCGATGGCGGTGGACCCTCCGGGAGTCACCGACTTCTGGCGGGGCACCGCGGTGACCTTCAGCGTGCGCGCCAGGGTGGAGACGGTGAGGCGGATCCGACCGGTCGCGTAGGCCGGACGCGGGATGCTGTCGGTGCCGCCGGCCGCCCGGGCAGCGGTGCCGACGACCTCGATCGAGGCGGTGATGCCCGGCAGCTCGGCCGCGGTGATCGGCACCTTCACCACCGCCGAACCGTTCGCCACCGAAAACGCGGTGGTGCTGACGATCCCGTGGTGGATCACGGTCAGCAGGCCGCTGCCGGACTTGATCGGGGACTGCACGAGCAACCGCGCCGACCCCCCCGGCTGGTAGACCTTCTGGTCCGGCACCAGGGTCAGCTGCTGTAGTTCGACCGAGTTGTCCACCGCCCCGTCGAGGCCGGCCACCCAGCGGGTCAGCTGCGACCGGCTGGTCCGTCCCATGTCGTCAGTGACGGTGGCGGTGATCCGGTAGGTACCGGCCGCCGCGGGGTGGAAGGTGCAGCTCACCGGCGCGGCGGCCGAGATGACCTGGCACGTAAGAGGATCGGACTCGGCGTCGACCGAGACACCATTCACCCACGACGTGGTGATCCTGGCCGCCCGCATCATGATGGTCCGGTCGGGGGCTGCGGCACCGTCGATCCCGGTCGCGATCGCCTGTACCACCAGGTCTTTGCCCTGCGTGATGAACGTGTTGTCGCTCGTCAGCCCGACGTAGTAGTCGGCCGGGTGCACCAGGAGATCGGTCGTGCCGGCGATCAACTGACGGTTCAGGTCGGTGACGGTGGCCTGCGCGGTCACGGTCACCGGGAGTCCGGCGAGATCCTTTCCCAGGTCACCGACCTTGACCTGCAGGTAGTGGTGACCGGCGGCGTCCGTCGTGCCGGAGAACTTGTCGACCGTCGAGGTGTCCGGCGTGGCCAGGCCGCAGCAGGGGCCGGTGAGACCGCCCGCAGCCGCACCAACGACGGTGCCACCGCTCGTGCCGGGGGCGTCGACCTGCCACCACGGCGTCCAGATCCCGAAGGTGTAGTCGCTCCAGCCCGGCGGCGCGTAGGTCGCGGCCGCCGTACGGACCTGCCAGGCCACCGGCGCCGCGGCCAGCGGGCCGCCCGCGTAGTAGGTGGCGTCCGCGGCGACCGTCAGATCGTCGCCGATGACGGACGGACCGGTGCTGTCATTGTGGGCGGCGACCTCGAAGTCCGGGGTACGGAAGTCCGCGATCTCGAACGGGTGCACAAAATCGTAGGGCTGGCCGCCCTGTGCAACACCGGCGCTCAGCTCGACCGACGCACTGCCGATGTTGGCACCGGCCGGGATCGCGACGGTCAGGTCGAAACCGCCGAGAGCACTGACATGTGCTGTGCCGTGGCCGATGTCGACGCCGTACGCATCCCGGACCGTGTAGGAGACGGCGCTCCGCGCGGCCGGCGGGGTCAGGACGGCGGTGATATCGCCGGCCTGCCGGCGTACCCAGCCCTTCACCGACACCGTCTCACCCGGCCGATACGTGGTCCGGTCATCGGTGACGAACCAGAGGAGCTGATCCGTGGTCGGCGCCCGGCCCCAGCTGCTGTTCCACATGGCCGAAGGCAGGAGTGCCGTCTGCGTTCCGCGGGTCGCCATCAGCGCGCCCGCGCCGCTCGAGGTGAGGGCGAGAGAGGCGATGCCGTCGGCGTCGGTCGTCGCCGCCTGCTGCGCGGACACCTTGCCGTCGCTGCCGAGGAGGCCGACGGTGACCCCCGCGAGTGGAGACCCGTCCCGCAGATCGGTGACCCAGGCCCGGAGGTTCGTCGGATCGTTCAGTGCGTCCAGACCGAGGGTGGTCGACTGCGCCCAGGTCATGGTGGGCACGTTCTGCCAGAAGTTGTCGCCCGGACTCCGGCGGTCGGTGGGTTCGACGAGGACCACCACGTTCCCCGTACCACCCGGCCGTGCCATCGCTGCCGACAGGTCGAGTTCGGTGGAGACCAGCTGCGTCTTGGACCCGCCGATGGGTACGACGCGGTCGAGCACCACCGGCCAGTTCGGGACGTCCAGCACGTCGTTCTGCGAGTAGTCCTTCTGCATCG is from Nakamurella sp. PAMC28650 and encodes:
- a CDS encoding alpha-2-macroglobulin; amino-acid sequence: MIQRGRAGLWHGRRGAALAASLAMVVVAAGVWIGSDGSSPTRATASRAPSTPTSPASTTSTAANPPSTQPAVQVQPAGLKLSAGRGKPATAPVAVVAGKPLDGREIAAIVDRLPAWTGNNALPQPFRWPVQTIRTPPAGKSVALAFPGAGATAKPDPTPTGPLQVLRMQPQGAVSVAPFISITFNQPMVPVATVGQLAAGRVPATITPKLAGTWQWIGTSTLRFAADSKMVDRLPMATDFTVTVPAGTRSAGGTTMAGAATAGFSTPAPTVQHFQPTGPGMALDPVFVAVVDQRVDPPAVLGRVTLSAGGTSWPVRLATPAEVAADPGAAQLVSTAPAGRVVAFRPVRPLPVDQAMTLTFGAGIPSAEGPRTTTKPVAFSGHTYAALALVKADCGYGGGCQPSAPLTLTFDNTIDSKSFDPKAIQISPAIPGGASVTASGETIVVQGATQADTRYTVTVPTSIADSFGQHLAAPAVAAISIGEATPRLDPFPQPVTTLDPMVAAPSIPVNTLNRNDFRERVFAVSPVDWPAFQRFYVATMQKDYSQNDVLDVPNWPVVLDRVVPIGGSKTQLVSTELDLSAAMARPGGTGNVVVLVEPTDRRSPGDNFWQNVPTMTWAQSTTLGLDALNDPTNLRAWVTDLRDGSPLAGVTVGLLGSDGKVSAQQAATTDADGIASLALTSSGAGALMATRGTQTALLPSAMWNSSWGRAPTTDQLLWFVTDDRTTYRPGETVSVKGWVRRQAGDITAVLTPPAARSAVSYTVRDAYGVDIGHGTAHVSALGGFDLTVAIPAGANIGSASVELSAGVAQGGQPYDFVHPFEIADFRTPDFEVAAHNDSTGPSVIGDDLTVAADATYYAGGPLAAAPVAWQVRTAAATYAPPGWSDYTFGIWTPWWQVDAPGTSGGTVVGAAAGGLTGPCCGLATPDTSTVDKFSGTTDAAGHHYLQVKVGDLGKDLAGLPVTVTAQATVTDLNRQLIAGTTDLLVHPADYYVGLTSDNTFITQGKDLVVQAIATGIDGAAAPDRTIMMRAARITTSWVNGVSVDAESDPLTCQVISAAAPVSCTFHPAAAGTYRITATVTDDMGRTSRSQLTRWVAGLDGAVDNSVELQQLTLVPDQKVYQPGGSARLLVQSPIKSGSGLLTVIHHGIVSTTAFSVANGSAVVKVPITAAELPGITASIEVVGTAARAAGGTDSIPRPAYATGRIRLTVSTLARTLKVTAVPRQKSVTPGGSTAIDVTVTDQSGKPMVGSEFELVVADEAVLALGGDQLPDPLQAFYPDLPDNLEAVYGRSTVMLADPPSPQQRSGLQPPRASSAAAASGAPAPAAAPGAPAQSSDSAASNSGVGKAKALSDSPTAPIAQRQNFDALALFVPSATTDARGKATIALSLPDSLTRYRVMVVAVAGTDQFGSAESTITAALPLTVRPSAPRFLNFGDTFELPVLLQNQTDAPLTTDVVLQAANLEIRSAAGQRVTVPAQGRVEVLFPVSADQAGTAKLRVAAVSGSAADAASVDLPVYTPTTTETFASYGVIGSGETLLQRVTAPTGVVSQFGGLQISTSSTALQQLTDAVGYLADYDYDSSDSFAGQIIAIGSLGDVLTAFSAPGLPSADSLKALVAGDVTKLTALQNDDGGFPYWRHGDRSDPFNSIQATQALLVAAHRGIVVSKDTLARADQYLSGMNSHIPADTDQATRDTLQAYAFNVRVQSGHRDGAGAQALAAGRGAALPLDAVAWLLPVVTDPKTVAALQQLIGNAAADDAGSVTFTNKVDDGSWTTLQSDRRTDGLILDALITVAPKSDLIPKIVSGLMAGQTEGRWANVQENAFILLALRHFYDAFEGTSANFVAGVWLGDKFAGQHVFHGHTTERATATIPTAVLVGTANDDVTLQNDGTGRLYYRLGIQTAPSDLKITPLDRGFVVSRTYQAVDHPADVTRDATGTWHIKAGARVQVQLEMVSRSARTRVALIDPLPAGLEILNPDLATTPTDLDPKAGQPGSGPLPATWNPTWYDHQNLRDDRAEAFATSLPGGVYQYSYLAQATTAGAFVAPPTRAEQVYAPETFGRGSSDRMVIGS